The Anaerolineales bacterium region TCATCCTGCCAACGATCATCGGCGCAGTGTTTATTTTTGTCGGGCTATGGATCTTCGGGTTCCGCCGCACGGAACCGGCCGGGCGCGCTTTTTCCGTCATCGCTTCCTCGCTCGGCATCGGCGCCAGCGCGCTTTTCAACCTCTATACCACCCATCAATTTACCGGCTTGTGGACGTTCGCCCTCGCGATGGCTGGCGGCGCGCTGATTGACCTTGCGCTTGTCTTTCCGCAAGAGGCGCGCGTCGTTATCGGACGTCCATACCTGCGTTATTTCGGCTTCCTAATCGCCGTTTTGCTGGCGGCTAACGCGTTCGGAACGCTGTTCAACCTTGAACGCCCGACGGATTACATCGGCGCATGGCAATTGATCTATGTTTTCGTCGGCTTATCCGCCCTGTTCTATTTCTCGACGCTCGGCTATCGCGGATTCCGTTCCCCCTCGCCGGTGGTGAAGAGCCAAGCGCGCACGATTCTGATCGGCTCCTTGTTCGCGTTCGGACCTATCGCAATCTGGCTGTTACTCACGCCATTGGGGATCCCGGCATTCAACCCTTATTTGCTTCTATTCCTGATCGTCTTCCCCATCGTTAATGGATTCGTCATCCTGCGCTATCGCCTCATCCGCACGGACTACTGGTTGCGGCAGGGGATCGTTTACTCCATCTTGACCGGACTCGTCGTCGCAGTCTACGGATTGCTGGTCAGCGGGCTGGGCTTACTCTTCGCCGAAGCCATGCCATCGGATAATCCATTCCTCATCGGCGCGCTCGTGTTTCTCGTCGCGGTCTTCCTCGACCCATTGCGGACGCGCCTGCAAACCTTCGTGGACAGCACGTTCTTCCGCGGGTCACGCGCCTACGAAGAACGCCTGCGAACGTTCAGCCACGACCTCACCAGCGCGCTCGATCTGGATTCCATCGGCAGCGCGTTGCGACAGCAGATCTCCAGCAGTCTCATGCCGGACCGGCTCCACATCTTCACGTACGATTCGTTGAACGACCAATACTCCGCCTTGCCAGACGCCGACCGCCGCCCCACCAGCGACATTCGCTTCACGTCCAACAGTCCGATCGTGCGCTATTTTCAACAAGAAAAAATTCCACTTTATCTTGATTCGATCAACCCGCCTGCCAGTTTCAAAAGCGACGAGGCGCGCCTTACGCTTCTCGCCGCGCGGCTCTTCGTCGCGTTGCCGGGCGAGGGCAAACCCGTCGGCTGGATGGCGCTCGGCGCGCCGCGTTCCGGCAACGCGTACATGCCGCGCGATCTGGAGTTCCTCGAAAACCTCGCCGATCAGGCATCGGTCGCCATCTCACGCGTGCAGACCGTGCTAGATCTCGAACGCCGTGTGCAGGAAATGAACGCGCTGACGCGCGTCTCGCAAGGCGTGAACATCACCCTCACCTTCGACGATGTGCTCGAACTGATCTTCGCCCAAGCGACGCAGATCATCCCATCCACTCTTTTCCACATCACGCTTTATAACGAAGCGGGGAACTATTTTTACTACGGCTTCTGTGTGGACGAACGCGAACGCGTCCCCAGCCGCGAGAACAAACCCCTCCCCGCCAGTTTCGGTTTAGGGCAAGAGACCATCCGCAAGGGACGCACGATCCTCACGCAAGATTACATCCGTGAATGTCAGGCGCGCAACATCACGCCCTCCTCGCCGGGCATCTACGCGTGGATGGGCGTGCCGCTCAACGCCGGCGCGGAAACCATTGGCGCGCTCAGCGTCGGCAGCCGCGACGCCTCGGTAACGTACACCCGCGCCCAACTCGACCTCCTGCAAGCCATCGCCGACCAAACCGTCGGCGCCATCGTCAAAGCGCGGCTCTTGGAAGAGACCCAGCAACGCGCGTACCAGCTCACCACGTTGAACGAAATCACGAGGCAGTTAACCTCCACGCTCGAACAAGAACCGCTGCTCCAATACATCCTTGAAAACGCGGTCAACATCTTGAACTGCGAAGCCGGGACGTTGTTCCTGATGGACGACCAAACCGGCGATTTGGAATTCCGCGTCACGGTCGGACCTGTGGCTGGCAACCTCCTAGGACAGCGCCTCCCCGCCGGGACGGGGATCGTCGGGCGCGCCGTGCAAACCCGCGCGCCGGTCATCGAAAACGACGGACAGCGTTCCTCCGTGCGCTTCGACGCCGCCGATAAACAAACCGGCTTCATCTCGCGTTCCCTGCTCGCCGTGCCGATGCAGATCAAAGACCGCGTGCTGGGCGTCATCGAAGTCATCAACCGCAAGGATGGGCTTCCGTTCGTGGCGGACGATCAGAATCTGCTGACCGCGTTTGCCGGTCAAGCTGCGGTCGCCATCGAAAACGCGCGCCTGCTCGCCCTCACCGACCAAGAACTCACTGCCCGCGTGGAGGAACTTTCGATCATGGGGCGCATCGTGCGCGAACTGAACGCCAGCCTCGATGTGGACCGCGCCATGCACATCACCCTTGATTGGGCAATGCGACAATCCGGCGCGGAAGCCGGGTTGATCGGCATGTTAGAGGAAGACAATCTACGGATCATGGCGCAAGAAGGGTACGAAGACCTCCTCAAAGACGCGGCTGTGACGCGCCGCGCGCTCGAATATCCCGCCGTCAAAGCGGCGATCCAAAGCGGACAGCCGAGTCAGGTTTCCCTGCTGGGGAACGGGAGCCGGGGCATCTTCCTCGGCGCGCACACGCAGATCATCGTTCCCATCCGGCGCGAAGCGGGCGTCATCGGTCTGCTCCTGCTCGAATCCACCAGCGACTCGCAAAGCAACCTCGGCTTCCTCAACCGCCTGAGCGACAACGCCGCCATCGCCATCTACAACGCGCAACTCTACGATGAAGTGCAAAAAGCGAACAACTCCAAGAGCGAATTCGTTTCGCTTGTGGCGCATGAATTAAAAAACCCGATGACCTCGATCAAGGGTTATTCCGAATTGCTTGCCACCGGAGCCGTAGGGCAGATCAACGAAATGCAGACGAACTTCCTCAGCACCATCCGTTCGAACGTCGAGCGCATGTCCGCGCTGGTATCCGACCTCAACGATCAAGCAAAGATCGAAGCCGGGCGCCTGCGGCTGGATTTCGCCCCGGTGGATCTGCGCGAAGTAGTGGAAGATGTTCTCCGCTCGACGAAACGGCAAGTGGATGAAAAGCAACAGGAAGTGGAACTCGCCTTGCCAGACGAACTGCCGAAAGTGTGGGCAGACCGTTTGCGCGTGGGGCAGATTCTCACCAACCTCGTGAGCAACGCCAACAAATACACGC contains the following coding sequences:
- a CDS encoding GAF domain-containing protein — translated: MNTRLNVNTLISRTLQTFVLFYQGIAVVVFGFSIYYGLRWLSQPFPGGFFEHTMALNNSDTTVQGQQWELYRQGFSLGDQLVSVNGQPIVSAAELDAALAQLQVGQSISVGINTTDEGLKTTDVTLTAFPAEDRFGYFILPTIIGAVFIFVGLWIFGFRRTEPAGRAFSVIASSLGIGASALFNLYTTHQFTGLWTFALAMAGGALIDLALVFPQEARVVIGRPYLRYFGFLIAVLLAANAFGTLFNLERPTDYIGAWQLIYVFVGLSALFYFSTLGYRGFRSPSPVVKSQARTILIGSLFAFGPIAIWLLLTPLGIPAFNPYLLLFLIVFPIVNGFVILRYRLIRTDYWLRQGIVYSILTGLVVAVYGLLVSGLGLLFAEAMPSDNPFLIGALVFLVAVFLDPLRTRLQTFVDSTFFRGSRAYEERLRTFSHDLTSALDLDSIGSALRQQISSSLMPDRLHIFTYDSLNDQYSALPDADRRPTSDIRFTSNSPIVRYFQQEKIPLYLDSINPPASFKSDEARLTLLAARLFVALPGEGKPVGWMALGAPRSGNAYMPRDLEFLENLADQASVAISRVQTVLDLERRVQEMNALTRVSQGVNITLTFDDVLELIFAQATQIIPSTLFHITLYNEAGNYFYYGFCVDERERVPSRENKPLPASFGLGQETIRKGRTILTQDYIRECQARNITPSSPGIYAWMGVPLNAGAETIGALSVGSRDASVTYTRAQLDLLQAIADQTVGAIVKARLLEETQQRAYQLTTLNEITRQLTSTLEQEPLLQYILENAVNILNCEAGTLFLMDDQTGDLEFRVTVGPVAGNLLGQRLPAGTGIVGRAVQTRAPVIENDGQRSSVRFDAADKQTGFISRSLLAVPMQIKDRVLGVIEVINRKDGLPFVADDQNLLTAFAGQAAVAIENARLLALTDQELTARVEELSIMGRIVRELNASLDVDRAMHITLDWAMRQSGAEAGLIGMLEEDNLRIMAQEGYEDLLKDAAVTRRALEYPAVKAAIQSGQPSQVSLLGNGSRGIFLGAHTQIIVPIRREAGVIGLLLLESTSDSQSNLGFLNRLSDNAAIAIYNAQLYDEVQKANNSKSEFVSLVAHELKNPMTSIKGYSELLATGAVGQINEMQTNFLSTIRSNVERMSALVSDLNDQAKIEAGRLRLDFAPVDLREVVEDVLRSTKRQVDEKQQEVELALPDELPKVWADRLRVGQILTNLVSNANKYTPEGGRVYISAAASTNHWDPEGAQRVVHLWVQDSGIGISEDDQAKIFTKFFRSEDMKAREAPGTGLGLNITRSLVEMQGGRIWFESEFRKGTTFHFTIPITEGNA